In a genomic window of Desulfuromonas thiophila:
- a CDS encoding dihydroorotate dehydrogenase electron transfer subunit, producing MRDLETTVLYNRPLAGETWQLGLLAPDYDQLARPGQFVMLRLTAGSDPLLRRPFGIFRCRTLPPLCTGQASQPAVELLYKVVGRGTRLLSSLHSGDRVALLGPLGRGFDLTDCAPTALLVAGGIGVAPLYLLAEQLLRQGRQVRLLLGGRRRDDILAVTEFERLGVETYVATDDGSLGEQGLVTQVLERKLGRFPQASVFACGPMAMLRAVERLCRQAAVPLQVSLEALMACGVGACLGCVVPGQAHQEDQPDYRCTCKQGPVFDAQELLWPQEDSQ from the coding sequence ATGCGCGATCTGGAAACAACCGTACTCTACAACCGGCCTTTGGCCGGCGAAACCTGGCAGCTGGGTCTGCTGGCGCCGGATTATGACCAGCTGGCCCGGCCGGGGCAGTTTGTCATGCTGCGGCTGACGGCCGGCAGTGATCCGCTGTTGCGCCGGCCCTTCGGTATTTTTCGCTGCCGCACCCTGCCGCCGCTGTGTACCGGCCAGGCGTCGCAACCGGCGGTGGAACTGCTTTACAAGGTGGTTGGCCGTGGCACCCGCCTGCTGAGTTCTTTGCACTCCGGTGACCGGGTGGCCCTGCTGGGGCCGCTGGGCCGCGGTTTTGATCTGACCGACTGCGCCCCGACCGCCCTGCTGGTGGCTGGCGGCATCGGTGTGGCGCCACTTTATCTGCTGGCCGAGCAACTGTTGCGACAGGGCCGGCAGGTGCGGCTGTTGCTGGGGGGGCGCCGCCGCGACGATATTCTGGCGGTTACCGAGTTCGAACGCCTGGGGGTGGAGACCTATGTGGCCACCGATGATGGCAGTCTGGGCGAACAGGGCCTGGTGACCCAGGTGCTGGAGCGCAAGCTGGGCCGTTTCCCCCAGGCCAGCGTGTTCGCCTGTGGGCCGATGGCGATGTTGCGGGCGGTGGAACGCCTGTGCCGCCAGGCCGCTGTGCCCCTGCAGGTTTCGCTCGAAGCCTTGATGGCCTGCGGCGTCGGGGCCTGCCTTGGCTGCGTGGTGCCGGGCCAGGCCCATCAGGAGGATCAGCCCGATTACCGCTGTACCTGCAAACAGGGGCCGGTGTTTGACGCGCAAGAGCTGTTGTGGCCGCAGGAGGATAGCCAATGA
- the purN gene encoding phosphoribosylglycinamide formyltransferase, with amino-acid sequence MSQPAPQPIRLGVLASGGGTNLQSIIDACAANQIAARIACVLSNNPDAGALQRAARAGLVHECLDHRQFSCRQDFDAAMVARLQHHQVDLVVLAGFMRIVGPAFIEAFPQRILNIHPALLPAFPGLHVQKKALDYGVRFAGCTVHFVDGGVDTGPIIVQAVVPVLDNDTEESLSARILEQEHRIYPYAIDLFARGALEIAGRRVRIRAELAAGPQPTLIQPPLPR; translated from the coding sequence ATGTCGCAACCGGCGCCGCAACCGATCCGCCTGGGCGTGCTCGCGTCAGGTGGTGGCACCAACCTGCAGTCCATCATTGATGCCTGTGCCGCCAACCAGATTGCTGCGCGCATCGCCTGCGTGCTGAGCAACAACCCGGACGCCGGCGCCCTGCAACGAGCCGCCCGCGCCGGGCTGGTCCATGAATGCCTTGATCACCGGCAGTTCTCCTGCCGGCAGGATTTCGATGCTGCCATGGTGGCACGGCTGCAGCACCATCAGGTTGATCTGGTGGTGCTGGCTGGCTTCATGCGCATCGTCGGGCCGGCCTTCATCGAGGCCTTTCCCCAACGCATTCTGAATATCCATCCGGCACTGCTACCGGCCTTTCCCGGCCTGCATGTGCAGAAGAAAGCCCTCGACTATGGGGTACGCTTTGCCGGTTGTACCGTCCACTTTGTCGATGGCGGCGTCGATACCGGCCCCATCATCGTCCAGGCGGTGGTGCCGGTACTCGATAACGACACGGAAGAGAGCCTCTCGGCCCGCATCCTCGAACAGGAACACCGTATCTATCCCTACGCCATCGACCTGTTCGCCCGCGGCGCCCTGGAAATCGCCGGCCGCCGGGTTCGCATCCGCGCCGAGTTGGCCGCCGGTCCCCAGCCTACCCTGATCCAGCCGCCCCTGCCCCGATGA
- the purM gene encoding phosphoribosylformylglycinamidine cyclo-ligase yields MDKQQMTYKDAGVDIDAGNRLVKMIRPLVKSTARPEVLTDIGGFGGLFSFHADKYKKPVLVSSTDGVGTKLKLAFDLDKHDSVGIDLVAMCVNDIIVQGAEPLFFLDYLATGKLAPEKAAAIIGGIAEGCRQAGCALIGGETAEMPGFYGDGEYDLAGFTVGAVDNDRIIDGSTVTVGDTLIGIASSGLHSNGYSLARKVLFERMGLNLDAHLDGLDQPLGLELLTPTRIYVRTILNLIRDFSIKAMAHITGGGLLENIPRVLPHQCVARIRRGSWQRPAIFDILAQGGNITDNEMHRTFNNGLGMVLVVDEEQTDEVLLRLKGLNETAWVIGDIARGHNSEPVVELLD; encoded by the coding sequence GTGGACAAACAACAGATGACCTACAAGGACGCCGGCGTGGATATCGATGCCGGCAACCGTCTGGTCAAAATGATCCGACCGCTGGTCAAATCTACCGCCCGTCCCGAAGTTCTGACCGATATCGGCGGTTTCGGCGGACTGTTTTCCTTTCACGCCGACAAATATAAAAAGCCGGTTCTGGTCTCGTCGACCGATGGTGTCGGCACCAAGCTCAAGCTGGCCTTTGATCTCGACAAGCACGACAGCGTCGGTATTGATCTGGTCGCCATGTGCGTCAATGACATCATCGTGCAGGGCGCCGAGCCCCTGTTTTTTCTCGACTACCTGGCCACCGGCAAACTGGCGCCGGAAAAAGCCGCGGCGATCATCGGCGGCATCGCCGAAGGCTGCCGCCAAGCCGGCTGTGCCCTGATCGGTGGTGAAACCGCCGAAATGCCGGGCTTCTACGGCGATGGCGAATACGATCTGGCCGGCTTCACCGTTGGCGCGGTCGACAACGACCGCATCATCGACGGTTCCACCGTCACCGTCGGCGACACCCTGATCGGCATCGCCTCCAGCGGCCTGCACTCCAACGGCTACTCCCTGGCCCGCAAGGTTCTGTTCGAGCGCATGGGACTGAACCTCGATGCCCATCTCGATGGTCTCGATCAGCCCCTCGGCCTGGAACTGCTGACGCCGACGCGCATCTATGTGCGCACCATTCTCAACCTGATCCGCGATTTTTCCATCAAGGCCATGGCCCACATCACCGGCGGTGGTTTACTGGAGAACATTCCACGAGTACTGCCGCACCAGTGCGTCGCCCGCATCCGGCGCGGCAGCTGGCAGCGCCCGGCCATCTTCGACATCCTGGCGCAGGGAGGCAACATTACCGATAACGAAATGCACCGTACCTTCAACAACGGTCTCGGCATGGTGCTGGTGGTGGACGAGGAACAGACCGACGAGGTGCTGCTGCGACTGAAGGGCCTTAACGAAACCGCCTGGGTAATTGGCGATATTGCCCGAGGACACAACAGTGAACCGGTCGTGGAGCTGCTCGACTGA
- a CDS encoding dihydroorotate dehydrogenase, translating into MNPPVSCPLEQTENPPVQLAVDLAGLRLRNPVMPASGTFGYGEEFAPYVDLETLGAIVTKGISLRPKAGNPTPRLAETASGMLNAIGLQNVGVEAFARDKVPFLRQLQTPVIVNFFGNSLDEYEQVAARLAEIDRVDAVELNISCPNVKQGGIVFGTDPAAAAEVVGRVRRHLRVPLIVKLTPNVTDIGLMARAAEDAGADAISCINTLTGMAVDLQRRRLHLANKTGGLSGPAIKPVALRLVYQAVRAVSIPVIGIGGIASAEDALEFLLVGARAVQVGTANLVNPAVMGQIVSGMEAFCRERNIGDINDWIGSLQEE; encoded by the coding sequence ATGAACCCGCCCGTATCCTGTCCGCTTGAGCAAACAGAAAACCCGCCCGTGCAGTTGGCTGTCGACCTGGCCGGTCTGCGCTTGCGCAATCCGGTTATGCCGGCATCTGGCACCTTCGGTTATGGTGAGGAATTTGCTCCCTATGTTGATCTGGAGACCCTGGGCGCCATTGTCACCAAGGGCATTTCCCTGCGCCCCAAGGCGGGCAATCCCACGCCGCGGTTGGCTGAAACGGCCTCCGGCATGCTCAATGCCATCGGTTTGCAGAACGTTGGTGTGGAGGCCTTCGCTCGCGACAAGGTGCCTTTTCTGCGCCAACTGCAGACGCCGGTGATCGTCAATTTCTTCGGCAACAGCCTCGACGAATACGAGCAGGTGGCGGCTCGTCTGGCCGAGATCGACCGGGTTGACGCGGTGGAGCTGAACATTTCCTGCCCCAATGTCAAGCAGGGAGGAATCGTTTTCGGGACCGATCCGGCCGCCGCCGCCGAGGTGGTGGGGCGGGTGCGCCGTCATCTGCGGGTGCCGCTGATTGTCAAGTTGACGCCCAACGTCACCGACATCGGTCTGATGGCGCGGGCGGCGGAAGATGCCGGTGCCGATGCCATCAGCTGTATCAATACCCTGACCGGCATGGCGGTCGATCTGCAACGGCGCCGTCTGCATCTGGCCAACAAGACCGGCGGTCTGTCAGGTCCGGCCATCAAGCCGGTGGCCCTGCGGCTGGTCTATCAGGCGGTGCGGGCCGTGTCCATTCCGGTGATCGGCATCGGCGGCATCGCCAGTGCCGAGGACGCGCTGGAATTTCTGCTGGTGGGGGCGCGGGCGGTGCAGGTGGGAACCGCCAATCTGGTCAATCCCGCTGTCATGGGGCAGATTGTCAGCGGAATGGAGGCGTTCTGCCGCGAACGGAACATTGGCGACATCAACGACTGGATTGGTTCCCTCCAGGAGGAATAG
- the gmk gene encoding guanylate kinase, which translates to MSSENASCAAGTLYVVSAPSGAGKTTLCRGLLQQFPDLSLSVSYTSRPSRPGERDGHDYHFVSAACFERMIDEGAFVEWARVHDNYYGTSLAVLRQASAAGQDLLLEIDVQGAEQLRLAGLPLVSIFIAPPSLAELRRRLEGRASDSATVVALRLENARTEMAAAERYDYLIVNDTLAQAQLQLQAIVLAQRCRSPRVLAQWRKRWLQE; encoded by the coding sequence ATGTCGAGTGAGAACGCGTCCTGCGCCGCCGGCACGCTCTATGTGGTGTCGGCACCATCCGGCGCCGGCAAGACCACCCTGTGCCGTGGTCTGTTGCAGCAGTTCCCCGATCTGTCCCTGTCGGTCTCCTATACCTCGCGGCCGTCCCGCCCCGGCGAGCGCGATGGGCACGACTACCATTTCGTCAGTGCGGCCTGTTTCGAGAGGATGATTGACGAGGGTGCCTTTGTCGAATGGGCGCGGGTACACGATAACTATTATGGCACCAGTCTGGCGGTGCTGCGTCAGGCCAGTGCCGCCGGCCAGGATCTGCTGCTGGAGATCGATGTGCAGGGCGCCGAGCAGCTGCGGCTGGCCGGTTTGCCGCTGGTGTCCATCTTTATCGCGCCCCCTTCGCTGGCGGAGCTGCGTCGCCGGTTGGAAGGTCGCGCCAGCGACAGCGCCACCGTGGTGGCCCTGCGGCTGGAGAACGCTCGTACGGAAATGGCGGCGGCCGAGCGCTACGATTATCTGATTGTCAACGATACGCTGGCCCAGGCCCAACTGCAGCTGCAGGCCATTGTGCTGGCCCAGCGCTGCCGCAGCCCGCGGGTGCTGGCCCAGTGGCGCAAGCGTTGGCTGCAGGAGTGA
- a CDS encoding DUF523 domain-containing protein, protein MTAPRPLLVSACLLGLTTRYDGASKGSLSVQALLQQLALIPVPICPEQLGGLATPRLPCCFTAGDGEALLRGEARLCDSGGIDRSAAFVHGAHQALEIARLAGCRCALLKERSPSCGSHQVYLGQECSAGRGVTAALLAQQGVALFSEDELPALRQHLLASSSQNTESRQKFLATSGESC, encoded by the coding sequence ATGACCGCTCCCCGGCCCCTGCTGGTCAGCGCCTGTCTGCTGGGGCTGACCACCCGCTACGATGGCGCCAGCAAGGGCAGTCTGTCTGTGCAGGCCCTGCTGCAGCAACTGGCGCTGATTCCGGTACCGATCTGCCCGGAGCAGCTTGGCGGTCTGGCGACGCCGCGGCTACCCTGCTGCTTCACCGCCGGTGACGGCGAGGCGCTGCTGCGCGGCGAAGCCCGCCTGTGCGACAGTGGCGGCATTGACCGCAGTGCCGCCTTTGTCCACGGCGCCCATCAGGCCCTTGAAATCGCCCGGCTGGCTGGCTGCCGCTGTGCCCTGCTCAAGGAGCGCAGCCCCTCGTGCGGCAGTCATCAGGTCTACCTGGGACAGGAATGCAGTGCCGGGCGGGGCGTCACGGCCGCCCTGCTGGCTCAACAGGGAGTTGCCCTGTTCAGCGAAGACGAACTGCCCGCTCTGCGCCAGCATCTACTGGCCAGTAGCAGCCAAAACACAGAAAGCCGCCAAAAGTTTCTTGCGACCAGCGGCGAATCATGCTAG
- a CDS encoding RelA/SpoT family protein, with amino-acid sequence MTSLDDFRDAVSAYLPDADLDLLGRAYSFSEKVHRGYRRPGGEPAFSHPCAVAAILVRLRMDVPTIAAALVHDVLERQMATVDEIEQQLGAPIVRLVEGLTKINSLIYHKAGERQSESFRKMLLAIARDVRIILLKLADRLHNMQTLSCLPPQTQLALARETMEVYAPMANRMGISWLKSQLEDLCFKYLWPQEYDALQRQIRALRNDASDQYVQHVKEQIQQKLQAQGIEGQVSGRSKHLYSVYRKLQRQKAELDQLYDLIAFRIIVPTVRECYAALGIVHAAWKPISGRFKDYIAMPKANMYQSLHTSVIGPYGKRMEVQIRTEEMHRIAEEGIAAHWLYKEGRSGASSEEKRFSWLRQMVEWQRELQDSQQVAAETHIDLFPEEVYVFTPKGHVRELPKNACPIDFAYAIHGDIGHRCVGAKVNGKMVSLKTPLRNGDVVEVLTSPNQTPSKDWLNYVKTSKARNRIRHWVKNQERQQSIQLGREMLDRELRKYRISLNRALTEAPMAQAVSELGFKSVEELLAAVGYGKLSAGQVSGRIVPPEQLRAARPKLPALGRVLEKVRRKPSTSAIRLQGIDNVLVRYAKCCNPLPGDPIVGFITRGHGITVHTADCPHLLEADPQRRVDVAWEQDSKSSRTVRIQVFCHDGKGVLAEITATISQCEADIVSARVHAEGNRGFNEFEIAVANVEHLNQVMQALRKLKGVYRVERLREGHGH; translated from the coding sequence GTGACCTCCCTGGATGATTTTCGTGACGCGGTCAGCGCCTATCTGCCGGACGCTGATCTCGACCTGCTCGGGCGTGCCTACAGTTTCAGTGAGAAGGTGCATCGGGGTTACCGTCGGCCCGGTGGTGAGCCGGCGTTCAGCCACCCCTGTGCCGTGGCGGCCATTCTGGTGCGTCTGCGCATGGATGTGCCGACCATTGCCGCAGCCCTGGTTCACGATGTGCTGGAACGGCAGATGGCGACGGTGGACGAGATCGAGCAGCAGCTCGGTGCGCCCATTGTCCGGCTGGTTGAAGGGCTGACCAAGATCAACAGCCTGATCTATCACAAGGCCGGCGAGCGTCAGAGCGAAAGTTTTCGCAAGATGCTGCTGGCTATCGCCCGCGATGTCCGCATCATTCTGCTGAAGCTGGCCGATCGCTTGCACAACATGCAGACCCTCAGCTGTCTGCCACCCCAGACCCAGCTGGCCCTGGCGCGCGAAACCATGGAGGTTTACGCGCCCATGGCCAACCGCATGGGGATCAGCTGGCTCAAGAGCCAGCTGGAGGATTTGTGCTTCAAGTATCTGTGGCCGCAGGAATACGACGCGCTGCAACGGCAGATTCGCGCATTGCGCAACGATGCCAGCGACCAGTATGTCCAGCATGTCAAAGAGCAGATTCAGCAAAAGCTGCAGGCTCAGGGTATCGAAGGACAGGTTTCCGGCCGCAGCAAGCACCTCTATTCCGTTTATCGCAAGCTGCAACGCCAGAAGGCCGAACTGGATCAGCTTTATGATCTGATCGCATTTCGCATCATCGTGCCGACGGTGCGGGAATGCTATGCCGCCCTGGGGATTGTCCATGCCGCCTGGAAGCCTATTTCCGGCCGCTTCAAGGACTACATCGCCATGCCCAAGGCCAACATGTACCAGTCGTTGCACACCTCGGTGATCGGGCCGTATGGCAAGCGCATGGAGGTGCAGATCCGCACCGAGGAGATGCATCGTATTGCCGAGGAGGGCATCGCCGCCCACTGGCTCTACAAGGAAGGTCGCAGCGGCGCCTCCAGTGAAGAGAAGCGCTTCAGCTGGCTGCGTCAGATGGTCGAATGGCAGCGCGAGTTGCAGGATTCCCAGCAGGTGGCGGCCGAGACCCATATCGACCTGTTTCCGGAAGAGGTTTACGTTTTCACGCCCAAGGGTCATGTACGCGAATTGCCCAAGAACGCCTGCCCCATCGATTTTGCCTACGCCATTCACGGTGATATCGGTCATCGCTGTGTCGGGGCCAAGGTTAATGGCAAGATGGTGTCGCTCAAAACCCCGTTGCGCAATGGCGATGTGGTGGAGGTGCTGACCTCACCGAACCAGACGCCGAGCAAGGACTGGCTGAATTACGTCAAGACCTCCAAGGCCCGCAACCGCATCCGTCACTGGGTCAAGAACCAGGAACGCCAGCAGAGCATTCAGCTGGGGCGCGAGATGCTGGACCGGGAACTGCGCAAATATCGGATCAGCCTTAATCGGGCGTTGACGGAAGCGCCCATGGCTCAAGCGGTTTCTGAGCTGGGTTTTAAGTCGGTCGAAGAATTGCTGGCGGCGGTGGGCTACGGTAAGCTGTCGGCCGGTCAGGTCAGTGGTCGTATTGTGCCGCCGGAACAGCTGCGGGCGGCGCGGCCGAAGTTGCCGGCTCTGGGGCGTGTGCTTGAAAAGGTCCGGCGCAAGCCATCGACCAGCGCCATTCGCCTGCAGGGAATCGACAACGTGCTGGTGCGTTATGCCAAGTGTTGCAACCCGCTGCCGGGTGATCCCATCGTCGGGTTTATCACCCGAGGTCACGGTATCACGGTGCACACGGCCGATTGCCCCCATCTGCTGGAGGCCGATCCGCAGCGGCGGGTCGATGTTGCCTGGGAGCAGGACAGCAAGAGCAGCCGTACGGTGCGCATCCAGGTGTTCTGCCACGATGGCAAGGGTGTGCTGGCCGAGATCACGGCCACCATCAGTCAGTGCGAGGCCGATATCGTCAGTGCACGGGTGCACGCCGAGGGCAATCGGGGCTTCAATGAATTCGAGATCGCCGTTGCCAATGTTGAGCACCTCAATCAGGTGATGCAGGCGCTGCGCAAGCTCAAGGGGGTCTATCGGGTTGAACGGCTGCGCGAGGGCCACGGCCACTGA
- the rpmB gene encoding 50S ribosomal protein L28: MSRTCEICGKKPVTGNNVSHAHNKTRKVWYPNLQKVRALQEGSVRTVKVCTRCIRSGAITKA, encoded by the coding sequence ATGTCCAGAACATGTGAAATCTGTGGTAAGAAACCTGTCACCGGCAACAACGTCAGCCATGCCCATAATAAAACCCGCAAGGTCTGGTATCCGAACCTGCAGAAGGTGCGTGCCCTGCAGGAAGGCAGCGTCAGAACCGTCAAGGTCTGCACCCGCTGCATCCGTTCCGGCGCCATCACCAAGGCCTGA
- a CDS encoding YicC/YloC family endoribonuclease, with protein sequence MNSMTGYGKGRQAGPDALYVVEIKTVNHRYGDITVKLPRALLFLEGSLRSRVSQRLARGKIDVYVSREPLAEGAVEQPALNVPLADAYMRLYREVAARYDLKAEVPLSLLCGQRDIVLLQEAATDEGQASEQLFAALDQALQALQAMRAREGAALAQDIGQRLEGLQPALAAIEARAAQVVAEWGERLRERIARLLTEVPVDEQRLAQEIALCADRCDISEEVVRFKSHLAQFRELLASDEPVGRQMDFLIQELNRETNTMGSKSNDAELTRQVVAIKAELEKMREQVQNVE encoded by the coding sequence ATGAACAGTATGACAGGCTATGGCAAGGGTCGCCAGGCAGGGCCGGACGCGCTTTATGTTGTTGAAATCAAGACAGTCAATCACCGTTATGGTGATATCACGGTCAAGCTGCCGCGTGCCCTGTTGTTTCTTGAAGGTTCGCTGCGTAGTCGGGTGTCGCAGCGGTTGGCGCGCGGCAAGATAGATGTCTACGTCAGCCGCGAACCTCTGGCCGAAGGCGCGGTGGAGCAGCCGGCGCTCAACGTGCCTCTGGCCGATGCCTACATGCGGCTTTATCGCGAGGTGGCGGCGCGTTACGACCTGAAGGCCGAGGTGCCGCTGTCTTTGCTTTGTGGCCAGCGCGATATTGTGCTGTTACAGGAGGCTGCCACCGACGAGGGGCAGGCGAGCGAGCAGCTGTTTGCCGCTCTGGATCAGGCGCTGCAGGCCTTGCAGGCCATGCGGGCGCGTGAGGGCGCGGCGCTGGCGCAGGATATCGGCCAACGGCTGGAGGGGTTGCAGCCGGCGCTGGCGGCCATTGAGGCGCGGGCCGCTCAGGTGGTGGCGGAATGGGGTGAGCGGCTGCGCGAGCGGATCGCGCGTCTGCTGACTGAGGTGCCGGTGGATGAACAGCGGCTGGCCCAGGAAATTGCCCTCTGTGCGGATCGTTGTGATATCAGCGAAGAGGTGGTGCGTTTCAAAAGCCATCTGGCCCAGTTCCGTGAGCTGCTGGCCAGCGACGAGCCGGTCGGCCGGCAGATGGATTTTCTGATTCAGGAACTCAACCGCGAGACCAATACCATGGGTTCGAAATCCAATGACGCCGAGCTGACCCGGCAGGTGGTGGCCATCAAGGCCGAACTGGAGAAGATGCGCGAGCAGGTGCAGAATGTCGAGTGA
- a CDS encoding GNAT family N-acetyltransferase — MSSLLAADWLVRPLATTDLPLVLVIEQASYRLPWSVDLFATLLQAPDALALGCLQPTPEGALLAGYLCGQWLPDAVEIHNVASRPDLRRCGVARRLFAVLEAQMRQRGCDQMLLEVRRGNLAALNLYLQLGFVEQGCRRGYYRDGEDALLLGRLLAPV, encoded by the coding sequence ATGTCTTCTCTGCTTGCCGCCGACTGGCTCGTGCGCCCGCTGGCAACGACGGATCTGCCGCTGGTGCTGGTGATTGAGCAGGCCAGTTATCGCCTGCCCTGGAGTGTCGATCTGTTCGCTACGCTGCTGCAGGCGCCCGATGCCCTGGCCTTGGGTTGTCTGCAACCAACGCCGGAAGGTGCCTTGCTGGCCGGTTATCTCTGCGGCCAGTGGCTGCCTGATGCGGTGGAGATTCACAATGTCGCCAGTCGGCCGGATCTGCGGCGCTGCGGCGTGGCCCGGCGCCTGTTTGCGGTGCTGGAGGCGCAGATGCGACAGCGGGGCTGTGATCAGATGCTGCTGGAGGTGCGGCGGGGCAATCTGGCGGCCCTGAATCTCTATCTTCAGCTTGGCTTCGTCGAGCAGGGCTGCCGCCGGGGCTATTACCGCGATGGCGAGGACGCTCTGCTGCTGGGACGATTGTTGGCGCCGGTGTAG
- the galE gene encoding UDP-glucose 4-epimerase GalE — protein sequence MVILVTGGAGYIGSHCCVELLQAGHEVVVVDNLSNASAESLRRVERITGRSLWFEQADVRDATILQRLFAARRIDAVMHFAGLKAVGESVARPLDYYDNNVQGTLVLCRVMAAAGCHRLVFSSSATVYGVTARMPLDEQAPLQPANPYGRSKWMVELLLRDLAAADNRWRVALLRYFNPVGAHVSGRIGEDPRGVPNNLVPYIAQVAIGRRPRLQVFGGDYATPDGTGVRDYIHVVDLARGHLSALQALEGPAGVLTVNLGTGRGYSVLEMVRAFERASGRPVPYDIVARRPGDTAICYADTRLAAERLGWRAELDIDRLCEDTWRWQKRNPCGYADEMTSEGDNQ from the coding sequence ATGGTGATTCTGGTAACCGGCGGTGCCGGCTATATCGGTTCGCACTGCTGTGTCGAATTGCTGCAGGCGGGTCACGAAGTCGTGGTGGTCGATAACCTGAGCAACGCCTCGGCTGAATCCTTGCGCCGAGTCGAGCGGATCACGGGCCGCAGCCTGTGGTTCGAGCAGGCCGATGTGCGTGATGCCACGATCCTGCAGCGGCTGTTTGCCGCCCGGCGGATCGATGCGGTGATGCATTTCGCCGGTCTGAAGGCTGTGGGCGAGAGTGTCGCGCGGCCGCTGGATTATTATGACAACAATGTCCAGGGTACACTGGTGCTGTGCCGGGTGATGGCCGCCGCCGGTTGTCACCGGCTGGTGTTCAGTTCGTCGGCCACCGTCTATGGCGTGACGGCGCGTATGCCCCTTGACGAACAGGCGCCATTGCAGCCCGCCAATCCCTATGGCCGCAGCAAATGGATGGTGGAGCTGCTGCTGCGCGATCTGGCGGCGGCCGATAACCGCTGGCGGGTCGCGCTGCTGCGTTATTTCAATCCCGTCGGCGCCCATGTGTCGGGCCGGATCGGCGAAGATCCGCGCGGTGTGCCCAACAATCTGGTGCCCTACATTGCTCAGGTGGCCATCGGCCGGCGGCCACGGCTGCAGGTGTTCGGTGGCGACTATGCCACGCCTGACGGAACCGGCGTGCGGGATTACATTCATGTGGTCGATCTGGCGCGGGGGCACCTCAGTGCCTTGCAGGCGTTGGAAGGGCCTGCGGGGGTGTTGACGGTGAATCTGGGGACCGGCCGGGGTTATTCGGTGCTGGAGATGGTGCGCGCCTTCGAGCGGGCCAGCGGTCGGCCCGTGCCCTATGACATTGTTGCCCGCCGGCCCGGCGACACGGCCATCTGTTATGCCGATACCCGTCTGGCAGCCGAGCGGCTTGGCTGGCGGGCCGAACTTGACATCGACAGGCTCTGTGAAGATACTTGGCGCTGGCAAAAGCGCAATCCGTGCGGCTATGCCGATGAGATGACGAGCGAAGGTGACAACCAATGA
- the rpoZ gene encoding DNA-directed RNA polymerase subunit omega, with the protein MARVTVEDCLEQISNRFQLAMVAAKRAKQLYRGAPPLIENISGNKKVVQALREIAAGCVPYEAPENRNR; encoded by the coding sequence ATGGCACGTGTAACCGTCGAAGACTGTCTTGAACAGATTTCCAATCGTTTTCAGCTGGCCATGGTAGCCGCCAAACGGGCCAAGCAGCTCTATCGTGGCGCGCCGCCGCTGATCGAGAATATCTCCGGCAACAAGAAGGTGGTGCAGGCACTGCGCGAAATCGCCGCCGGCTGTGTGCCTTACGAGGCGCCTGAAAACCGCAATCGCTAG